TTATACATAGAACAGCAGTTTTTGTATTTTATCTTCCATATGGTACTAGAGACTACttgatgttttaaaattttaattattccTTTTCCTTGTTTATAGTGTGAAATGATCTGCATGCTCATGTGGTGGTTCTTTTTCACGATTCATTGTCGATggtatcttttatcttttaggCAGGTGTGATGACATACCACTAAAATCATTGCAGTGTGTCTTTTCTGGAACATGAGAAAGATACTATGCCTTCAGGTTTGTGTGTCTTTGTACCATACCTCATTAAGGAACAGCCGAACAGAGTGTTGAGCATGTTATTGTTACCTTTTCCAATTATATATCCATGTTGGATTATGTTATTGGCTAATACCCTACTAGAAATCGCATGTTGTGCAGGTTACTTTCTGGTTATATGTTTTTGTGATAGTCTTTGGTGATTTTTTCCGTTAATTGTATTACAAGTCCACTTCCGCACCCATTGTCCCATTCTTGATGCATTTGTTTAAGTTTTCATCCTGCTGATGCCTTTTAACATTTTCCAGGACTGTCTCTTTGGGCAAATGATGAAGATGCACGTGTTCTACGTCTTGGATTGGTATGCTCAAACTCTTGCCTGCTTTCTTGCTTTCCCATAAATTGTTTTGGTTAGTATTTTTCCTCAAGAGTCTTATTTTAGCTGCCAAGCTACAGTTTTGAAACATGAACAAAACTACGACTTGGCAAGACGCGGTTCATCCATGTTCATTTGATAGAAATTGATATTGTATATATCACTAAATCCAATGGAAGACCCATAAATTTAAACTAGAGAGGGCAAAattattttggaaaatgaaatagaaagaaaggGGCATACGTGGTaggaaaatgaaacaaaaataaagggCATACGAGGATGGGCATATCAGGAATCAAGCTGAACTAGGGTGGGAGAGGCTCATACTGACCAACCCAGTAACTTGTTAAATTTGCTTTGTTTGTGTATATTCTTATATGTTGAAGCATCTCTCAGAGGCCTTCTGATTCCTGCCCCTGGTAACGCCAGAAACAAGACGTCTGAACAGGAAGAACAAACATGTCTCCGAGAGGGACTGTGTTTGCTTTCTGTGAAACAGTTGTTCTGCCAAGCAGGGGCATCAATTGACCTCAGAATGCCAAGATCGTGTTCCATGGATATGATCCATGGGAAGGCAGAGTTCCTGTTCTGCCATTATGCATGGTTGCAGATGAACGTGGGGAACATAATtgtttcttttacaatttttgatGCTCAAAATCTGGGATGTGAGAGAAAGTAGAGAACAGCACTTCTCTATGTGCATTCTTCCTGCTTCTTTTGTAATATATAGCAAGATGTGTTGCAGACGTGAGCAAAACAAAGTTTaaagcttctttttttggtcCCTATGTTATAGAATTTACAGTGTTGAAATAGCTGAACCATTTAGCTGTTGTGGCTGAGTTTTTATATTTGGTACAGATCAAGCCTGAAGTAGTCAGCTGGTCCCCAAGAATTACTATCCTTCATAACTTTTTAAGTCCAGAGGTACTGATTGTATCGTCTTGTTCTGTCTTATGGTTACATGCTATTTTCTGTTTATTTGTGTCTCAGTGCTTCGTGTTCAAGTTCTAAATTGGATTTTGTGCTGTAAAGCAAAAGTGTAACTTGTTACTTTCAGGAGTGTGATTACCTTAAAGCAATTGCTCGGCCAAGGCTTCAAATTTCAACAGTTGTAGATGCAAAAACAGGCAAGGCATGTCCTTCCAAGCCTCTTTTAGATAGCTAAGGGCTTTTTGCTTCCTTCTCTCTTTGActttaagactttaagtttaATGTAATGTTCAATAACGAGTTTACCACTTTTGCCTGTTTTATTTTTATGCCTTTGCAAAAGTTATTTGATTCTTGTTATAAGAATTTGGATTAATCATGTGAATAACTATTAGTACAGAGATCTCTTGTCTAGATTCAAGattgtaaaattcaaaaattgattCTTGCTATTTCATGCAGGCAAAATGGTTCTCTCATTGGTATTATTTTCCTGAATGTGAAAAAATTGTatgtaataaaatatttgaatattcCAAATACTCAAACAAGCAGGAGATTTCTGGGAAATCAGTTGCTTCAATTACATAAAAAGAACTCTAATTtgatagttgaaaaaaaaagaacgttGAAGTTCCATTGTAACAATTAATAAGAAGCTCTTTAGAAATCTCATGATACTGGTGCTAGTGTTTAGCATTCTGGAATAAAATTTTTCTATGGATACTTCCTCCTCTTTGGGGATGTCTATTGTTACTATGCCTCAAGGTATCATGTTGCTCAAACAGTTCTTGGCTTCTTGTTTTTTGTCACGAGAGACTAGTTATGCAGTTTATCTCGCATTTCAACTTGGCAAAATTTGCGTTCAGATGATATACACTGGGTAAAATTTAGATGTTCACTTGTTCTGAAATatgtatttgtttgaaattttgaatcctAATTTTTGTTGCAAACCTGCGATTGACTTTAGTATCCCCGTAGAGTCTAGGTATCTTTATCATGTTTAATCATGTCTGGTTCCAGGTGTCCAGTTATCTACTCCCAACTGCTGAGTACTAAGCCCTTTTGTTTTTGGCCACCAGGGTATTAAGAGTAATGTTCGAACAAGTTCTGGGATGTTTTTAAGCTCAAATGAGAGAAAGTATCCAATGATACAGGttggttttttaatttcaagtATGGTAGTGCCATATGGTCTAAGCATGCATTTTAAATTGCATATTTAAATTGAtattctgtttcttcttctgttctctAGCAATACCTGTTTATCAAAGTCATATGACATACTGGAACCTTGATAAATGATCAGAAACCATCATTTTTTGAAAGCCATTCATGAAATGCACTCTTTTAAAGCTCAAGACTAGTTTTTGTTCCAGTGGCCTGTTGACAAAGCGTGCACTTAATTCATCCATGTGATGGTATCCTTCTACACAGATGCCAATCACTGTAAAATGCATAATTAGAGCAATAAACATGTAGAAGTGAACCATGCACAGCATATAACCTGATAGATATACAAGGATATATTCAGCAAAGACATTCTGTAAATCAAATAGAAAGTCCTTATGTCCAAATAAAATAGTACCAACAAAAGGATTAGGAGCTCAAATGAAAGATACTGTGCAGATTCTGCTACAGAACAGTTAAGGAGTTTTCCCTTTTGTATCTTCCATACACGTGTCAATTCAGAACACCTTGTAATAATCGACTACTAATCATAGTGCCGGTTCTCAATAAACTCCAGTTTTAATTGTTCAAACTATATATTGCACAACCAAATACGTTTGTGTTGTTCAATATTTGTCTTAAATTTCTTCTCTTTACAGTAGTTCTATATGAGAAGGATGTGCGTGTGCTGAATGAAATGATGAAGAATAGATGAAAAATCTTCAGTGATCTTCATGCCTTTTATTGTGGACCAGGAAATTGAAAAACGTATTGCTATCTATTCTCAAGTGCCTGCAGAAAATGGAGAGCTCATACAGGTCCTTCGGTAAGCAGTTcaatgcttgtttttttttttttcatatttcaaattttcaagtgATGACTTGCTTTCATATGCACTTGACTTTTAATAACTGTGAAAGGACAGGTATGAAAAGAATCAGTATTACAAACCACATCATGACTACTTCTCTGATACAGTAagttccattttctttctccttttgagCCTCTGGTACCTGGTTTCTGGTATACATCCACGGATACTCATAAAAAGACTTGCAGACACTGATATAGAATGTAGTTCTGTTATGGTATTTCTGAAAATGTTGAGGTGCATATTTACTTGATTACTTCATATAGTTTGTTTAGAGTTTAGACACATCAGATCTGAGGGGTCCCTTTGTATTTGAGTCTTTATGttctaaatattttatttctcttgTACATAGTTTAATTTGGAACGTGGAGGCCAGAGAATTGCAACAATGCTCATGTATCTAAGTGATAATGTTCAAGGTGGTGAGACATACTTCCCTATGGTATGTTTGGCTTTTTGGTCATGGAGTCTCTGTTTTATAATGGTTTATCTCTTGCTAATTCTGGGAGCTTGCGTTTTGGTCTTTTGTTCTCCATAGGTTGCTGTTTTATGATGGTTGTTTCCGGTTACTTCTTTGAGCTTTTGTTTGATATGTTGTGGTTTGCTGATCATTGAATAGTGCTTTTAAGCTTTGTCTTCCACTTTCGCCTTCTTATATGGACACAAGGCTCTAGAAGATACAAATGCAGCAAGAGAAGGGGATAGAAATGCCTTGTAGCCCTAACCAATGCTTGGCCATTAGGTTGTTGGCTCATTTGGTATCTGGACGTCCTCTTTGTTAATGAGGCATTTGGGTAGTACTTTAGttactttttttgaaaaaataaatgacaacttgtatttcattttcaaaaggtaaTTTCACATGTGCTACCTTGCAAACTATCACTCGGGCAACCTTACACCACTTGACCTCTCTTTTCGTTTATGGGCATTTAGGTAGTTCTCTAAGTTCATATATAGGAATTTTGGTAATCCACTAAGGGCATACATGTTTGCACaatgaaattttaataaataaatattttaagcaACTATATTTAATGTCTCATTTTAATGTTATTAGCATCTGATTTCAAATTGTCTACTAGCCTTGGTTTTGTTGGTTGAGAGTTTCTAATCTACAAGGGCTATACTTGCCTACGCCTTTGTTGTAGCTAAATCAGGTTGTTGCCTAAGTGTCCAATGCAGGTTTCTATCATCCATTTCAATATCACCTCATTTCTCCCTCTCAAGTTCCCTGTCCAATAAATCTACGAGGGCTATACATGCCTAGGCCTTTGTGATAGCTAAATCAGGTTGTTACCTTGATATCCAGTACATGTTTCTATCATCCATTTCAATATCACCTCATTTCTTCCTGTCATGTTACCTGGAATTCCAATAAGATCTTCGTGCCCTTTGTTAGAATAGGTTCAACAACCTTACGGAAACACAATCAcaaatatattgttttcttatcATCAAAATAACATCAAACATTTTTAATGGGAAAAtctcacaaaattttcaaaatgttgtaaaaaatatttgtttctaTACTATTCAAATATCGTGATTcctttttttatagaaaagccttttttaatgcatttttagtctatgttttaattttttgtttgttctaaaGTAATAGTAaacattttgaattttcatcAGTTTGTTGTAACATAATTAGTAGAAAACTCTTAACGTCATAAAATTTGtgccattttttatttatgttttaatttttaatttctgagatttcttgagaaaaattttgCTAAAAGACATCTGAAAAAACCTTCCCCATAA
This window of the Nymphaea colorata isolate Beijing-Zhang1983 chromosome 2, ASM883128v2, whole genome shotgun sequence genome carries:
- the LOC116248827 gene encoding prolyl 4-hydroxylase 1 translates to MGGIKIVLGLLTLVTIGMIIGALFQVAFIRQLEESSGSKFSLSRRIGGSQSEGRALLSRGLSLWANDEDARVLRLGLIKPEVVSWSPRITILHNFLSPEECDYLKAIARPRLQISTVVDAKTGKGIKSNVRTSSGMFLSSNERKYPMIQEIEKRIAIYSQVPAENGELIQVLRYEKNQYYKPHHDYFSDTFNLERGGQRIATMLMYLSDNVQGGETYFPMAGDGECSCGGKMVKGLCVKPSRGDAVLFWSMDLDGTSDPKSVHGGCEVLDGEKWSATKWMRQKTSS